Proteins from a genomic interval of Quercus robur chromosome 9, dhQueRobu3.1, whole genome shotgun sequence:
- the LOC126698516 gene encoding uncharacterized protein LOC126698516 — protein sequence MDNNGFWRLVVKCLKAAIPLLKVLRLVDSDTPPMGFIFQEMEKAKEEIQKNFNNVQKSYKEIWDIIDDRWEMQLHRPLHAAGYYLNPSIHYDPSFDPGSDIKLGLYTCLQRMVPEVSDRKKIDMQLEKFKQAKGLFGIEAAILARDTKQPAEWWDSYGDDCPELKKFAIRILSLTCSSSGCERNWSAFEMVHSKRRNRLHQKKMNDLVFVMYNLKIKQKRAKPLSTKEEIGLENLSSDDEWLAADSVDSENDSADFDEDNEGDDEVSRVAAKGKSVLVHDVSDEFHENDDGSNDDDSDRPPPGFERVRDFDDYAMDVNTRKDIDDEMRYDNDSD from the exons ATGGATAACAATGGCTTTTGGCGACTTGTTGTCAAATGCTTGAAGGCCGCAATACCCCTTTTAAAGGTGCTTCGCCTGGTTGATTCTGATACACCTCCAATGGGATTCATTTTTCAAGAAATggaaaaagcaaaagaagaaatacagaaaaatttcaataatgttCAAAAGAG TTACAAAGAGATATGGGATATTATTGATGATCGATGGGAAATGCAACTTCATAGGCCTTTGCATGCTGCGGGATACTATTTGAACCCTTCTATTCATTATGATCCTTCTTTTGATCCGGGTTCAGATATTAAATTAGGACTATATACGTGTCTTCAACGAATGGTTCCAGAAGTTAGTGATAGGAAAAAGATAGATATGCAActtgaaaaattcaaacaagCAAAGGGACTCTTTGGTATTGAAGCTGCCATACTAGCCAGAGATACTAAACAGCCAg CTGAATGGTGGGACTCATATGGAGATGACTGTCctgaattgaaaaaatttgctATAAGAATATTGAGCTTAACATGTAGCTCATCTGGTTGTGAAAGAAATTGGAGTGCGTTTGAAATG GTACATTCAAAAAGGAGAAATCGCTTACACcagaaaaaaatgaatgactTGGTCTTCGTTATGTACAACTTgaagataaaacaaaaaagagctAAACCATTGAgtacaaaagaagaaattggtTTGGAGAATTTGTCTTCTGATGATGAGTGGTTAGCAGCAGATTCTGTAGATTCAGAAAATGATAGTGCAGATTTTGATGAAGACAATGAAG GTGATGATGAGGTTTCAAGAGTTGCTGCCAAAGGAAAAAGTGTGCTAGTTCATGATGTTAGTgatgaatttcatgagaatgatgATGGTTCTAATGATGATGATAGTGATCGGCCCCCACCTGGATTTGAGAGAGTTAGGGATTTCGATGATTACGCCATGGATGTTAATACTAGGAAGGATATAGATGATGAAATGAGATATGACAATGATAGTGACTAG